In Hypanus sabinus isolate sHypSab1 chromosome 17, sHypSab1.hap1, whole genome shotgun sequence, the following proteins share a genomic window:
- the LOC132407191 gene encoding borealin-2-like, which translates to MADLPDEGIIAALAKKANKRDKAPVISSTTEPKGGTKALTVKSPSVPKVQQAKSSFFSHDKEMCIRSPKPGNKKACTRQGASTKNPMSDGRSGPKTSKCSYPSRVNRSLPIIKIHLADGQAISAAGEEVNNIDVQSLDPQALQGIQLLVTRLSALCEKAQNSDKHANSV; encoded by the exons ATG GCTGATCTTCCAGATGAAGGAATAATAGCCGCACTTGCCAAAAAGGCAAATAAAAGGG ATAAAGCTCCAGTGATTTCAAGTACTACAGAACCGAAAGGTGGAACAAAGGCATTAACTGTGAAATCTCCTTCAGTTCCAAAA gtacagcaagcaaaAAGTTCATTCTTCAGCCACGACAAGGAAATGTGCATTAGAAG TCCAAAACCAGGCAACAAAAAGGCTTGCACTCGTCAAGGAGCCTCAACAAAGAACCCTATGAGTGATGGAAG AAGTGGACCAAAAACAAGCAAATGTTCGTATCCTTCACGTGTGAATAGGTCACTGCcaattatcaaaatacatttggCTGATGGGCAG GCAATTAGTGCTGCTGGCGAGGAAGTAAATAATATTGATGTTCAGTCACTTGATCCACAAGCCCTTCAGGGGATCCAGTTGCTAGTG ACTCGACTATCAGCCTTGTGTGAAAAGGCTCAAAACAGTGACAAGCATGCCAACAGCGTATGA